CCAGGACGCAGACCCGGGCCGGGCCCAGGATCAGGGCCGAGCCGAACGCAACCGGCTCGCCCAGCCAGCGGGCCCCGAGGACGCGGGAGACGTGGCCGTGCGCGACCAGGGCGACGTCGCCGGCCGCGAGCGCTCCGGACAGGTCGGCCAGCAGCGAGTCGACCCGAGCACCGATCTGCTCGGGGGTCTCGCCCTGCGGGGCGCCGTCGCGCCACAGCGACCAGGGCGGTAGGCCGGCGGCGGCGCGTTCAACGTTGACCTCGGTGGTGGTCCGCCCCTCGAGCGAGCCGTAGTCCCACTCAGCCAGCCGCTCGTCGATGTCGGTGATGTGCAGGCCGGCCAACTCCGCGGTGCGCCGCGCCCGGATCCGCGGACTGGCCAGGACGGTGGCGGGCCGCCACTCCCCAAGCCCGACCCGGAGCGCTCGGGCGGCGGCCTCGCCGGCGGCCGTCAGCTCGAGATCGGTGCGCCCGGTGTGCCGGCCGAGCCGACTCCACTCGGTCTCGCCGTGCCGGATCAGGACCAGTCGACCGCGCGCTTCACCCACGGCCACATCATCGCCCGAGCATGGTTCTGACGATCGGTCAGGCGTGGTTCGCCAGCCAGTCGCACCACCGGTCGAGCCCCACGCCGGTGCGCGCGCTGATCTCGAGTGTCGCGGCACCGGGCCGCACGCGCTCCAGGTTCGCCCGGAATGCCGCGAGGTCGACGTCGAGGTGCGGCAGCAGGTCGACCTTGTTGATCAGGATGAGGTCGGCGGCCCGGAACATCACCGGGTACTTCAGTGGCTTCTCCTCGCCTTCGGTGACCGACCAGATCATCACCCGTGCATGGGCCCCTACGTCGAACTCCGCCGGACAGACCAGGTTGCCCACGTTCTCGACCAGCACCAGGTCCAGCGACTCCAACGACAGCCGGGTCAGCGCCCGGCGAACCATCGGGGCGTCCAGATGGCACTCGCCGCCGAAGCCGTTGCCCGTGTTGACCAGTTCGACCACCGCACCCAGCCCGCGCAGCCGATCCGCGTCCAGGCTGGTCTCGATGTCGCCCTCGATGACGGCGATCGCAAGCCGGTCCGCCAGCCGCAGCAGGGTCTCCCGCAAGAGGGTCGTCTTGCCCGAACCGGGCGAGGACATGAGGTTGACCGCGTAGGTGCCGGCCGCCGCCAAGTCGTCGCGGTTGGCCGCCGCAACCCGGTCGTTCTCGTCGAAGATGCGGTCGAGCACCAGGACGCGCTCACGCTCGGTCGCGTACCCGGACAGGTCACCGTGGCTGTGGCCGTCGCCGTGGCTGTGGTCGTGGCCGTGGTCATCTCCGTGCCCGTGGCCGTGCCCGTGGCGCGACTCGTCGTCGTGGCGGTGGAATCGGCCCATCCTCAGCACCCCGCGATCGGGTTCACGCAGGAACCAGATCCAGTGCGGTGACCAGGAATTCCTCGCCGGCGACGACGGACACGTCAAGTGCGCCACAGGTCACGCAGGCGAATGCGATCTGTTCGCCCATCCCGCAGGAGCTCCCGCAAGATCCGCACTCGAGGACCGCGGCGACTCGCTCGACGTCCAGCGTGCAGCCCTCGAGCGACGTCTCCGCGGTGACCATCGACCAGCAGAAATGCAGCGAGTCGGGAACGACCTGTCGCAGTTCGCCGATCCGCAGGTGGATCACCTCCACCCGGCGGTCGCCGGCGCGGCGTCGGGCCACGTCGACGATCGCGCCGCACAGGGAAAGCTCATGCATGGCGGGTCCGTGGCCGGGCGCGAGACTCCTCCGCCGTGGCGCCACGATCGGTGAACCGGCGCAGGCTCGCCCGCTGGTTCGCAGTCAGCTGGGTCAGCGCAGGTCGGTCGCCGTCCTCCGGATCGGCGTCGGAGCGCCAGACCCCGTGGTACCAGCCGCCGGCCGCGTCGCCCCCGGCCCGGGGCACCCCCGACACACCCGGGCGCGACCCGTCATCCGGGACCCATTGCGCTGGGTGGGAAGTCAGGCCCAGGAGGTAAGTGACCGAGCAGTCGAGCGCGACCGCGAGCTCCGGGACTCGCCCGACGTCAATCCCCTGGCCGTGCTCCATCGCCGACAACGTCCGGTTTGTCGTGGACACCCCCAGGGCGGCCAACCGATCGACGACGTCCTGCTGAGTGAGCCCCAACTGATGGCGGCGCTCCGCGATCTGGAGCGCGCAGACCCAATGGCGAGC
Above is a genomic segment from Sporichthyaceae bacterium containing:
- a CDS encoding histidine phosphatase family protein; translated protein: MGEARGRLVLIRHGETEWSRLGRHTGRTDLELTAAGEAAARALRVGLGEWRPATVLASPRIRARRTAELAGLHITDIDERLAEWDYGSLEGRTTTEVNVERAAAGLPPWSLWRDGAPQGETPEQIGARVDSLLADLSGALAAGDVALVAHGHVSRVLGARWLGEPVAFGSALILGPARVCVLGAEHDRPAIELWNATGLPAA
- the hypB gene encoding hydrogenase nickel incorporation protein HypB gives rise to the protein MGRFHRHDDESRHGHGHGHGDDHGHDHSHGDGHSHGDLSGYATERERVLVLDRIFDENDRVAAANRDDLAAAGTYAVNLMSSPGSGKTTLLRETLLRLADRLAIAVIEGDIETSLDADRLRGLGAVVELVNTGNGFGGECHLDAPMVRRALTRLSLESLDLVLVENVGNLVCPAEFDVGAHARVMIWSVTEGEEKPLKYPVMFRAADLILINKVDLLPHLDVDLAAFRANLERVRPGAATLEISARTGVGLDRWCDWLANHA
- a CDS encoding hydrogenase maturation nickel metallochaperone HypA; its protein translation is MHELSLCGAIVDVARRRAGDRRVEVIHLRIGELRQVVPDSLHFCWSMVTAETSLEGCTLDVERVAAVLECGSCGSSCGMGEQIAFACVTCGALDVSVVAGEEFLVTALDLVPA
- a CDS encoding helix-turn-helix transcriptional regulator yields the protein MSQSLHESNRARHWVCALQIAERRHQLGLTQQDVVDRLAALGVSTTNRTLSAMEHGQGIDVGRVPELAVALDCSVTYLLGLTSHPAQWVPDDGSRPGVSGVPRAGGDAAGGWYHGVWRSDADPEDGDRPALTQLTANQRASLRRFTDRGATAEESRARPRTRHA